The following coding sequences are from one candidate division KSB1 bacterium window:
- a CDS encoding polyribonucleotide nucleotidyltransferase produces the protein MIHKKEIEFSGRPFSIETGRVAKQANGAVLVQFGETMVLATACAAEQPTPDQDFFPLQVEYRERAYAAGKIPGGFIKREGRPSDQEVLAARLIDRPIRPLFPEGFFNEVQIMVMVLSADGENDADVLGITGAGAALSISDIPFAGPIAGVRVGRINGEFIANPTFEQRNAGDMDIVIAASEDSIIMVEGEAEEVSEADMLAALEFGHEQIKKLIALQKELIAEVGKPKMELPPAEDLSELTQRVRAIYGDRLAAALRITEKKERSKALNDLTAEVIEQLAEEFPEKERQIKQIIHDDEKAMMRRMVLEEKRRLDGRGLDDIRPISIEVGVLPRAHGSALFTRGQTQALAATTLGTKMDEQIIEGLSGEYFKNYMLHYNFPPFSTGEVKPIRGTSRREIGHGNLAERSLKPSIPADGLFPYTIRVVSDVLESNGSSSMATVCAGSLSLMDAGVPVKTHIAGIAMGLIKEGDQVAILTDILGDEDHLGDMDFKVAGSREGITGMQMDIKIKGISTAIMAEALEKARKARLFILDKMAEALPGPRESLSKYAPRILTTRVAVEEIGTIIGPGGKTVREIQDKTGAVINIEDDGTVTIAHTDAEKGEQALAMVKALVAKPEVGQVYVGKVKRIMNFGAFVEILPGKEGLLHISNIAKERINRVEDVLKVGDTVEVKLMALEPDGKMDLNRKVLLP, from the coding sequence ATGATTCACAAAAAAGAAATCGAATTTTCCGGCCGTCCTTTCAGCATCGAGACCGGGCGCGTGGCCAAACAGGCGAACGGTGCGGTGCTGGTGCAGTTCGGCGAAACTATGGTTCTGGCTACGGCCTGCGCCGCCGAACAGCCGACTCCTGATCAGGACTTTTTTCCCCTGCAGGTAGAATACCGAGAAAGGGCGTATGCGGCAGGGAAAATTCCCGGGGGATTTATCAAGCGCGAGGGTCGCCCATCGGATCAGGAGGTATTGGCGGCGCGCTTGATCGATCGGCCGATTCGTCCCCTCTTTCCTGAGGGTTTTTTCAATGAAGTGCAGATTATGGTGATGGTCCTTTCTGCGGACGGCGAAAACGATGCCGATGTGCTCGGCATTACCGGCGCCGGCGCAGCGCTCAGCATTTCCGATATTCCCTTTGCCGGGCCGATCGCCGGCGTACGCGTGGGACGCATCAACGGCGAGTTCATTGCCAATCCGACGTTTGAGCAGCGCAATGCCGGCGACATGGACATCGTCATCGCCGCTTCCGAAGACTCGATCATCATGGTCGAAGGTGAAGCTGAAGAGGTAAGCGAAGCGGACATGCTGGCGGCGCTGGAATTCGGCCATGAGCAAATCAAAAAGCTGATCGCGCTGCAGAAGGAACTCATCGCCGAGGTCGGCAAGCCGAAGATGGAACTGCCGCCGGCCGAAGACCTGAGCGAACTGACGCAGAGGGTCCGCGCGATCTACGGCGATCGTTTGGCAGCGGCGCTGCGCATTACGGAAAAGAAGGAGCGCAGCAAAGCGCTGAACGACTTGACTGCGGAGGTTATTGAACAGCTCGCCGAAGAGTTTCCGGAAAAGGAGCGGCAGATCAAGCAGATCATTCATGATGACGAAAAGGCGATGATGCGCCGCATGGTGTTGGAAGAAAAACGCCGCCTCGACGGCCGCGGCCTGGACGACATCCGGCCGATCTCCATCGAAGTGGGCGTGCTGCCGCGGGCGCACGGTTCGGCGCTCTTTACCCGCGGCCAGACGCAGGCGCTCGCCGCCACCACGCTCGGCACCAAAATGGACGAGCAGATCATCGAAGGACTGAGCGGCGAGTATTTCAAGAACTATATGCTGCATTACAACTTTCCGCCCTTTTCGACCGGCGAGGTCAAGCCGATTCGCGGCACCAGCCGGCGCGAAATCGGACACGGCAATTTGGCCGAGCGCTCACTCAAGCCGTCCATTCCTGCAGACGGCCTGTTCCCCTACACCATTCGCGTCGTCTCCGACGTACTAGAGTCCAACGGCTCATCTTCGATGGCCACGGTCTGCGCCGGTTCGCTGTCGCTGATGGATGCCGGCGTGCCGGTCAAGACGCACATTGCCGGCATTGCCATGGGATTGATCAAGGAAGGCGACCAGGTGGCGATTTTGACCGACATTTTGGGCGATGAAGATCATTTGGGCGATATGGATTTCAAGGTCGCCGGCAGTCGCGAGGGCATCACCGGCATGCAGATGGACATCAAGATCAAGGGCATCTCAACGGCGATCATGGCCGAGGCGCTCGAAAAGGCGCGCAAGGCTCGGCTCTTTATCCTGGATAAAATGGCCGAGGCGCTGCCAGGACCGCGCGAAAGCCTGTCCAAATATGCGCCGCGCATCCTGACCACCCGCGTAGCTGTAGAGGAAATCGGCACGATCATCGGGCCCGGCGGCAAGACCGTACGCGAGATTCAGGATAAAACCGGCGCCGTCATCAACATCGAGGACGACGGCACCGTGACGATCGCCCACACCGACGCGGAAAAGGGCGAGCAAGCTTTGGCCATGGTCAAGGCGCTCGTCGCTAAGCCGGAAGTCGGCCAGGTCTACGTGGGTAAAGTCAAACGCATCATGAATTTCGGCGCTTTTGTCGAAATTTTACCCGGTAAAGAAGGTCTGCTGCACATTTCCAACATTGCCAAGGAGCGCATCAACCGCGTCGAGGATGTGCTCAAGGTCGGCGACACCGTGGAAGTCAAGCTCATGGCGCTCGAGCCCGACGGCAAAATGGATCTCAATCGAAAGGTACTGCTGCCGTAA
- the rpsO gene encoding 30S ribosomal protein S15: MTMTKEQKAALIAEYGKDPSDTGSPAVQIALLTARINDLTKHFQAHPKDHHSRRGLLKMVGKRRRLLNYLKNQDINEYRALIEKLGIRR; the protein is encoded by the coding sequence ATGACGATGACCAAGGAACAAAAGGCTGCCCTGATTGCCGAGTACGGCAAAGACCCGTCGGATACCGGCAGCCCTGCGGTGCAGATCGCACTGCTGACTGCGCGCATCAATGACCTGACCAAGCACTTTCAAGCGCATCCCAAGGATCATCATTCGCGCCGCGGTCTTCTCAAGATGGTCGGCAAGCGCCGCCGTCTGCTCAACTATCTGAAAAATCAGGATATCAACGAATATCGTGCTCTCATCGAAAAATTAGGCATCCGTCGATAG
- a CDS encoding DUF4340 domain-containing protein yields MKFKNTLILAVILAIGIGGVVLMNKQDKRREETKKSEEKVLEFETGDIQRVALLQSGIEAVKDSLSWRITQPVQTEADKSAIETLINSVKSARKERIISSDPSEYSVFGLQPPLHTLVLARASRIDTLYIGDDSPTGSYVFARLSGSPDVFLTSTWVRTQAEKTLFDLRNKAVLGFETFQVRSLQLQNRHGRFALEKQGGEWKITSPIQAAADKSEVEKVINRLQSERMRSIVVEQAEDLKSYGLDAPKVRVELALGENLARKTLLIGKATEDKYYARDESRPMVFLVDSSFVSVLNPTLFDLRDKKLAKFASTDVSKFELEFHGQTIVCSKDTSGTWTVEQPERREGKSWKMSSIVREAADLEVKKFVDQPVSPAVSGLNSPQVRAKFYQNDKVVMDIALGKVEGDLIYAKLADQPALYLVDKKVLETWTPKLDDISEVKAQTESTPAQ; encoded by the coding sequence ATGAAGTTCAAGAATACACTCATTCTGGCGGTAATTTTGGCGATCGGCATTGGCGGCGTTGTATTGATGAACAAGCAGGACAAACGCCGTGAAGAAACGAAAAAGAGCGAAGAAAAGGTGCTCGAATTCGAAACCGGCGACATACAGCGCGTGGCGCTTCTGCAGAGCGGCATCGAGGCGGTGAAGGACAGCCTGAGCTGGCGAATCACGCAGCCGGTGCAGACCGAGGCGGACAAGAGCGCCATCGAGACGCTCATTAATTCGGTTAAATCGGCGCGCAAGGAGCGGATCATCTCGAGCGATCCGAGCGAGTATTCGGTATTCGGTCTGCAGCCGCCGCTTCACACGCTCGTGCTTGCACGCGCATCGCGCATCGACACGCTTTATATCGGCGACGATTCGCCCACCGGCAGCTACGTGTTCGCCCGCTTGAGCGGCTCGCCGGATGTGTTTTTGACCTCTACGTGGGTTAGGACGCAGGCTGAAAAAACGCTTTTTGACCTGCGCAATAAAGCCGTTTTGGGTTTCGAGACGTTTCAGGTGCGCAGTCTGCAGCTGCAGAATCGCCACGGTCGTTTCGCTCTGGAGAAACAAGGCGGCGAGTGGAAAATCACCTCGCCCATCCAGGCCGCAGCCGACAAATCTGAAGTGGAAAAGGTGATCAACCGGCTGCAGAGCGAACGGATGCGGAGCATCGTCGTCGAACAGGCGGAAGATTTAAAGTCCTACGGCCTCGATGCGCCGAAAGTACGCGTCGAGCTGGCGCTGGGGGAAAATTTGGCGCGCAAAACGCTGCTGATCGGCAAAGCAACCGAGGACAAATACTATGCGCGCGACGAGTCGCGGCCGATGGTTTTCCTGGTCGATTCTTCCTTCGTATCGGTATTGAATCCGACTCTCTTTGATCTGCGCGATAAAAAGTTGGCAAAATTCGCTTCCACCGATGTCTCTAAATTCGAATTGGAATTCCACGGACAGACGATTGTTTGTTCCAAGGATACTTCCGGCACTTGGACGGTGGAACAGCCTGAACGTCGCGAAGGTAAAAGCTGGAAAATGTCGTCCATCGTTCGCGAGGCGGCGGATCTTGAAGTCAAGAAATTTGTCGATCAGCCGGTGTCTCCGGCGGTTTCCGGCTTGAATTCGCCCCAAGTTCGCGCTAAATTTTATCAAAACGACAAGGTGGTTATGGATATTGCGCTCGGCAAGGTCGAAGGAGATCTGATCTATGCGAAACTCGCGGACCAGCCGGCCCTTTATCTTGTCGATAAAAAAGTTTTAGAAACATGGACACCCAAGCTGGACGACATCAGCGAAGTCAAAGCGCAGACAGAGAGTACGCCTGCGCAATGA
- the ald gene encoding alanine dehydrogenase — protein MIIGVPKEIKANENRIAVVPAGAEILARRGHTVLIEKGAGEGSGFNDDAYRQVGAKIVPTAADVYAQAQMIMKVKEPLPQEYPLIRRDHIVFTYFHFAASRELTEAMIASGATCIAYETVEAADGSLPLLVPMSEVAGRMAVQEGAKYLEKFFGGRGLLLGGIPGVKPANVVILGGGVVGSNAAKIAAGMGANVTILDINLDRLRYLDDVMPKNVTTLLSSPYNIRQVLPQADLVIGAVLLPGAKAPHLITRDMLKLMQEGAVIVDVAVDQGGCVETIHPTTHENPTYVVDGVIHYGVANMPGAVPRTSTIGLTNATLPYALQITEMIDEKGRLIPEKLLKNIGLAKGVNIINGKVTYKGVAEAFDLPYVPLDKAVA, from the coding sequence ATGATCATCGGAGTGCCCAAGGAAATCAAGGCGAATGAGAATCGCATCGCCGTCGTCCCTGCCGGTGCGGAAATTTTGGCGCGACGCGGCCATACGGTTCTCATCGAGAAAGGGGCGGGAGAAGGCAGCGGTTTTAACGACGACGCTTATCGTCAAGTCGGGGCCAAGATCGTGCCCACGGCGGCAGATGTCTATGCCCAGGCGCAAATGATAATGAAAGTGAAGGAACCTCTGCCGCAAGAGTATCCTTTGATCCGCAGGGATCACATCGTGTTCACTTATTTCCATTTTGCCGCCTCGCGCGAGCTGACCGAGGCAATGATCGCCTCCGGTGCGACGTGCATCGCCTATGAGACGGTCGAGGCAGCCGACGGCTCACTCCCGCTGCTGGTGCCGATGAGCGAGGTGGCCGGTCGCATGGCGGTCCAGGAAGGGGCCAAGTATTTGGAAAAATTTTTCGGCGGCCGCGGCCTGCTGCTGGGCGGCATTCCCGGCGTGAAACCGGCAAACGTGGTCATCTTGGGCGGAGGCGTCGTCGGCAGCAACGCCGCCAAGATCGCCGCCGGCATGGGTGCCAATGTCACCATTTTGGACATTAATCTCGACCGGCTGCGTTATCTTGACGACGTCATGCCCAAGAATGTGACTACGCTGCTGTCCAGTCCCTATAACATTCGTCAAGTCCTGCCGCAAGCCGATTTGGTGATCGGCGCGGTGCTGCTGCCGGGCGCCAAAGCGCCGCATCTGATTACCCGCGACATGCTCAAGCTGATGCAGGAGGGTGCGGTGATCGTCGATGTGGCGGTGGATCAGGGCGGCTGCGTCGAAACGATTCATCCGACCACGCACGAGAATCCCACTTATGTGGTGGACGGCGTCATACATTACGGCGTAGCCAACATGCCCGGTGCCGTACCTCGAACCTCGACCATCGGCTTGACCAACGCGACGTTGCCTTATGCGCTGCAAATCACCGAGATGATCGATGAAAAGGGCAGGTTGATTCCGGAAAAACTGTTGAAAAACATTGGCCTGGCTAAAGGCGTCAACATCATCAACGGAAAAGTAACTTACAAGGGCGTGGCCGAGGCTTTCGATTTGCCCTACGTTCCTTTGGATAAAGCTGTTGCCTAG
- a CDS encoding ABC transporter permease translates to MRNFAAILHRELKSYFTSPVAYVVIGLFIALSGLFFYLIVSNFVQLCLRYDMQAQYYRMAPPNLNVNLMAIRPILHNMSLFALFFLPLVTMRLYSEEKRTGTIELLMTSPVTNTQAILGKFTAAALLYLVMLAGTALFVLFLFLYGKPEVGSVLTGYLGLFLLGLSYLSFGLFFSTLTDNQIIAAVSSFVFILFFWAIGWVSGFVSPNLGELLTNFSLIEHFDDFAKGVLDTKHIVFYLSFIFMGLFLSYVSIESSRWRGR, encoded by the coding sequence ATGAGAAACTTTGCCGCAATTTTGCATAGAGAATTAAAGTCCTATTTCACTTCGCCGGTCGCCTATGTCGTGATCGGCCTGTTTATCGCCTTGTCCGGACTTTTCTTTTACCTGATTGTATCGAATTTTGTGCAGCTCTGCCTGCGCTACGATATGCAGGCGCAATATTACCGAATGGCGCCGCCGAATCTAAACGTCAACCTGATGGCGATTCGGCCGATTTTGCATAATATGAGCCTTTTCGCGCTTTTTTTCCTGCCTTTGGTGACCATGCGCCTCTACTCTGAAGAGAAACGCACCGGCACCATCGAGCTGCTCATGACCTCGCCGGTGACCAACACGCAGGCGATTTTGGGCAAATTCACCGCGGCCGCCCTGCTCTATCTGGTGATGCTGGCGGGCACGGCCCTTTTTGTTCTGTTTCTCTTTCTCTACGGCAAGCCGGAGGTCGGTTCGGTGCTCACCGGCTATCTGGGACTCTTTCTCCTCGGCTTGTCTTATCTTTCCTTCGGCCTCTTTTTCTCGACTCTGACGGACAACCAGATCATCGCCGCTGTAAGCTCGTTCGTCTTTATCCTCTTCTTCTGGGCGATCGGCTGGGTGTCCGGATTCGTCAGTCCCAACTTGGGCGAGCTGCTGACCAACTTTTCGCTGATCGAACATTTCGACGATTTCGCCAAAGGCGTGCTCGACACCAAGCATATCGTGTTCTATCTCAGCTTTATCTTTATGGGACTCTTTCTTTCCTACGTGTCCATTGAATCGTCGAGATGGAGGGGAAGATGA
- a CDS encoding GldG family protein, whose translation MMKKYASLIGLLGLLSIFIGLVVYSIYTKINIAVGVLLGLGLVLLIAFVILRFEAIKTGLSSRSAKFGSNAAMMILLLLGILVVINIFANRFSYRYDATAAKVFSLSEQTRKVLKNLKADVKVIGFFKSGEEKQLSELLTEYSHFSQRLSYEFIDPDKKPVEAKRYGIKTYNTIVVECRDKQEKINTVSEQELTNAIIKVTREGVKKIYFTTGHGEKDYENTQQDGLSKAKAAIDELNYQVEKILLIQPPDSIPSDCALLIIAGPKTDLLPPERSKIEAYLKRGGKLLMMLDPESPSSYGELAAQYGIRVDNNFIVELSPVGQLFGAGPIMPIVTNYEKHTISEGFQGMMTLFSEARSVSRKDDVSGDVTVTEIAKTSSSSWGETTPLRMGAQVGYNPGVDQMGPLSILTVAEKAAEKPTAVNDQYNLGLGEVKTRLAVFGDSDFAMNGYFNFQANGNLFMNVLNWLAEEEDLVSIRPRDPENRRLSLTAQQSKLMLWVGVILLPLACFGTGVYVYTKRRK comes from the coding sequence ATGATGAAAAAATATGCTTCTCTCATCGGACTCCTGGGCCTGCTGTCCATTTTCATCGGACTGGTCGTTTATTCGATCTATACTAAAATCAACATCGCCGTGGGCGTGCTCCTGGGTTTGGGACTCGTCCTTTTGATTGCATTCGTCATCCTTCGTTTCGAAGCCATCAAGACGGGGCTGTCGAGCCGTTCAGCCAAATTCGGCAGCAATGCGGCCATGATGATCCTGCTGTTGCTCGGCATCCTAGTCGTCATCAATATTTTTGCCAACCGTTTCTCGTATCGCTATGATGCCACCGCAGCCAAGGTCTTTAGCCTCTCCGAACAGACGCGTAAGGTGCTGAAGAACCTCAAGGCAGACGTCAAAGTCATCGGCTTTTTCAAGTCGGGCGAAGAGAAACAGCTGAGCGAACTGTTGACCGAATACAGCCACTTTTCGCAGCGGCTGAGCTATGAATTCATCGATCCCGATAAAAAGCCGGTCGAAGCCAAACGCTACGGCATCAAGACCTACAACACCATCGTCGTCGAATGTCGCGACAAGCAGGAAAAGATCAACACCGTTTCGGAGCAGGAACTGACCAACGCCATCATCAAAGTCACCCGCGAAGGCGTGAAAAAGATCTATTTCACGACGGGCCATGGCGAAAAAGATTATGAGAATACGCAGCAGGACGGCCTGAGCAAAGCCAAGGCGGCCATCGACGAGCTGAATTACCAGGTGGAAAAAATCCTCTTGATTCAGCCGCCCGACTCGATTCCTTCCGATTGCGCGCTGTTGATCATTGCCGGTCCCAAGACCGATCTGCTGCCGCCCGAACGCAGCAAGATCGAAGCGTACCTCAAGCGCGGCGGCAAGCTGTTGATGATGCTCGATCCGGAATCGCCTTCGAGTTACGGCGAGTTGGCGGCCCAGTACGGCATCCGCGTCGACAACAACTTTATCGTCGAGCTGTCGCCGGTCGGTCAACTGTTCGGCGCCGGGCCCATCATGCCGATCGTGACCAATTACGAAAAGCACACGATCTCGGAAGGCTTTCAAGGCATGATGACGCTTTTCTCGGAAGCCCGCTCCGTGTCGCGCAAAGATGATGTCTCGGGTGACGTTACGGTTACCGAAATTGCCAAGACGAGCAGCAGCAGCTGGGGCGAGACCACGCCGCTGCGCATGGGCGCTCAGGTCGGCTATAACCCCGGCGTCGATCAGATGGGTCCGCTGTCGATTCTCACCGTCGCCGAAAAAGCGGCGGAAAAACCGACTGCAGTCAACGATCAGTACAACCTGGGTCTCGGCGAGGTCAAGACGCGCCTGGCCGTTTTCGGCGATTCGGACTTTGCCATGAACGGCTACTTTAACTTCCAGGCCAACGGCAACCTGTTCATGAACGTGCTGAACTGGCTGGCGGAAGAAGAAGATCTGGTGAGCATCCGACCGCGCGATCCGGAGAATCGCCGGCTTAGCCTCACCGCTCAGCAGTCCAAGCTGATGCTGTGGGTGGGAGTCATTTTGTTGCCGCTGGCATGCTTCGGCACCGGCGTTTACGTCTATACCAAGCGCAGAAAATAA
- a CDS encoding polysaccharide deacetylase family protein, translated as MGILVYHRVDPRFSLGVTNITPKLFARQIKAILRADLQIRTVGELVAEGLPSGQTALTFDDGYESVFLHAFPILQTEGIKASVFVNPAFTGQWNVWDVRLPGQRAKLMDWRQIEALAKADWEIGIHGLTHKDLCSLNDEELEQEINLARFLLKSRLGTCSSVISYPFGRVDVRVAQCCRKNGLTAGLTMSRSPKMVPPEFAVRRYGVYPFDTPNRTAVKAKSPTKGFSTLQQVMDFCSSATVVLMRRYWRYY; from the coding sequence ATGGGCATCCTGGTTTATCACCGTGTGGATCCGCGTTTCAGTTTGGGGGTGACCAACATCACCCCTAAACTCTTTGCGCGCCAAATCAAAGCCATTTTGCGCGCCGATTTACAGATTCGGACCGTCGGCGAGCTTGTCGCGGAGGGCTTGCCTTCGGGACAAACGGCTTTGACGTTCGATGACGGCTACGAATCGGTTTTTTTGCACGCTTTTCCCATTCTGCAGACTGAAGGAATCAAGGCAAGCGTCTTTGTCAATCCCGCCTTTACCGGCCAATGGAATGTATGGGATGTCAGGCTCCCGGGACAGCGCGCTAAACTGATGGACTGGCGGCAGATTGAAGCGCTGGCCAAAGCCGATTGGGAGATCGGCATCCACGGCTTGACGCATAAGGATCTCTGCAGCCTCAATGATGAGGAGTTGGAACAAGAGATCAATTTGGCGCGTTTTTTGTTAAAGTCGCGTTTAGGCACCTGCAGCTCGGTCATTTCCTATCCTTTCGGTCGCGTTGATGTTCGTGTTGCCCAGTGTTGCCGAAAGAACGGTTTGACCGCCGGTCTTACCATGAGCCGCAGCCCTAAAATGGTTCCGCCGGAATTTGCCGTACGTCGGTACGGCGTCTATCCCTTCGATACCCCGAATCGAACGGCGGTCAAGGCAAAAAGCCCAACAAAGGGCTTTTCAACTCTGCAGCAAGTCATGGACTTTTGTTCGAGCGCCACGGTGGTGCTCATGCGCCGGTACTGGCGCTATTATTGA
- a CDS encoding insulinase family protein produces the protein MQERSEDVKEDLIRITKLDNGIRVVSERMPFVRSAAVGLWVAAGSRDETAENNGIAHFIEHMLFKGTLHRSAREIAACLESRGGALNASTGKETTSYTAHILAEDLAYAVDVLADLILFPKFDPQDIELEKQVVLAEMAESFDDPEELVFDYFYQNIFTDHPLGLFVYGRPETVKAFSRGDLADFKQRNYTPENIVAAAAGLVEHEQFVELVEKAFADFPAAEKSSRRNGLMKAPLPYVPHRLASIHQAHICYGARTFGIDDERKYALALLDALLGGGMSSRLFQNIREKYGFTYSVYTFADLMQDTGVFGAYLACDKAKVDRSIELLKEEIEKIKDGDLSEKELEEAKAQVRGHLIIGMESPGRRLKKIAETESYKLPHLTVDEIIDSIHAVTTCQVTEMVRDLFKEGNTNITVVLP, from the coding sequence ATGCAGGAACGATCCGAGGACGTCAAGGAAGACCTGATCCGAATAACTAAACTGGACAACGGCATCCGCGTGGTGAGCGAACGGATGCCGTTCGTTCGTTCCGCAGCGGTCGGTTTATGGGTGGCGGCCGGCTCCCGCGACGAAACGGCGGAAAACAACGGCATTGCCCACTTTATTGAGCACATGCTGTTCAAAGGAACGCTGCACCGCAGCGCCCGCGAAATCGCCGCCTGTTTGGAGTCGCGCGGCGGCGCCCTCAACGCCTCGACAGGCAAAGAAACCACCTCCTACACCGCCCACATTTTGGCCGAAGATCTGGCTTACGCAGTCGACGTTCTGGCCGATCTTATACTGTTCCCCAAGTTCGATCCGCAGGATATAGAGCTCGAAAAGCAGGTCGTTTTGGCCGAAATGGCCGAGTCGTTCGATGATCCGGAAGAGCTCGTATTCGACTATTTCTACCAAAACATCTTTACCGATCATCCATTGGGGCTGTTTGTCTACGGCAGGCCGGAGACCGTCAAAGCGTTTTCGCGAGGCGATCTGGCGGACTTTAAGCAGCGTAATTACACGCCGGAAAACATTGTCGCCGCGGCGGCCGGTTTGGTAGAGCATGAACAATTCGTCGAGCTTGTCGAAAAAGCATTTGCCGATTTTCCGGCTGCGGAAAAAAGTTCTCGACGCAACGGCCTCATGAAGGCGCCTCTGCCTTATGTGCCGCATCGGCTGGCGAGCATTCATCAGGCCCATATCTGCTATGGGGCGCGCACCTTCGGCATCGACGACGAGCGCAAATATGCGCTCGCTCTGCTCGATGCTTTGCTGGGCGGCGGCATGAGCTCGCGCCTGTTTCAAAACATCCGCGAAAAATACGGGTTTACCTATTCGGTTTACACATTTGCCGATTTGATGCAGGATACGGGCGTATTCGGTGCCTATTTAGCCTGCGACAAGGCCAAAGTCGACCGCTCGATCGAACTGCTGAAGGAGGAAATCGAAAAAATTAAAGACGGCGATTTATCGGAAAAGGAGCTCGAGGAAGCCAAAGCCCAGGTCCGCGGTCATTTGATCATAGGCATGGAAAGCCCCGGCCGTCGTTTGAAAAAGATTGCCGAAACCGAATCCTACAAGCTGCCGCACCTTACAGTCGATGAAATTATTGATTCCATCCATGCGGTAACAACCTGCCAAGTCACAGAGATGGTTCGGGATCTTTTTAAAGAGGGAAACACCAACATTACCGTAGTTTTGCCATAA
- a CDS encoding ABC transporter ATP-binding protein — MIQVQHVSRFFGNVSAVQDVSFEVEKGEIVGFLGPNAAGKTTTMRILTTFLPATSGTATVAGFDVHEQSMQVRKRIGYLPENPPLYQEMRVKDFLDFVAKIKGVSPVDRKQAVKQAMEKTAIADVADRVIRYLSKGYKQRVGLAQALVHNPEVLILDEPTVGLDPNQIIEVRQLIKSLAGSHTIILSTHILPEVSMTCERVIIINKGRIVAQDSTENLTRKHSGAHRYSVIVDAPFEAVSEKLSQLPGVRSISRQKDGGDYTALLLESTHDKDLRPEMARLIVSQQWPLYELKAEDVSLEDVFLQLTTKEEGVKQ; from the coding sequence ATGATCCAAGTGCAACATGTATCGCGGTTCTTTGGTAATGTCAGTGCGGTTCAAGATGTCTCTTTTGAGGTGGAGAAGGGCGAAATCGTCGGCTTTCTCGGCCCGAACGCGGCCGGCAAGACGACCACCATGCGCATTTTGACCACCTTTTTGCCGGCCACTTCTGGAACCGCGACCGTTGCCGGCTTTGACGTGCATGAACAGTCCATGCAGGTTCGAAAGCGCATCGGTTATTTACCGGAGAATCCGCCGCTCTATCAGGAAATGCGCGTCAAGGATTTTTTGGATTTTGTGGCCAAAATCAAGGGCGTATCGCCGGTGGATCGGAAACAGGCCGTCAAGCAGGCCATGGAAAAGACGGCGATCGCCGACGTTGCCGATCGGGTAATCCGATATCTTTCCAAAGGATACAAACAGCGCGTGGGACTGGCCCAGGCGCTCGTGCACAATCCGGAGGTGCTGATTCTCGACGAGCCGACCGTCGGATTGGACCCCAATCAGATCATCGAAGTCCGGCAGTTGATCAAAAGCCTCGCGGGTTCGCACACGATCATTCTCAGCACGCATATTCTGCCGGAAGTCAGCATGACCTGCGAGCGCGTCATCATCATCAACAAAGGCCGCATCGTCGCTCAAGACAGCACCGAGAACCTGACCCGCAAACACAGCGGCGCGCACCGTTATTCGGTGATTGTCGATGCACCTTTCGAGGCGGTCAGCGAAAAGCTGTCGCAGCTGCCCGGCGTGCGCAGCATCAGTCGCCAAAAAGACGGCGGCGATTACACAGCCCTGCTTTTGGAAAGCACCCACGACAAGGATCTGCGCCCCGAAATGGCGCGTCTCATCGTTTCCCAGCAATGGCCTTTGTATGAACTCAAAGCTGAGGACGTCAGCCTCGAAGATGTGTTCCTGCAACTGACCACCAAAGAGGAGGGCGTGAAGCAATGA